In Sulfuritortus calidifontis, the sequence ACAGGCTCCTAGCCGCTCAGCAGCTTTTGCAGCTCGGCGGCGTCGCGCACGGCATAGGCCGCCTCGTCGTTGTCGAAATAGACGTAGGCCGTGTCGACCGGTTGCCGCGCGAGCCAGGCCGCCCACGCTTCGAGCGCCCGGCGGCCGTAGCGCCCGCTGTAGGCCGCGCCCGGCCCGTGCAGACGGAGGTAGGTGAAGTCGGCACTGATCAGGCGCGGGCTCTCGAAGCCGGCCAGATCGTAGATGCAGAAGGCAGCGTTGTGCTCGGCCAACAAGGCCAGCACCGCATCGTTGTGCCAGCTCGTATCGCGCAGCTCGAAGGCCACGCGCAAGCCGCGCGGCAGCGCCTCGAGGAAGGCGCGCAGTCGTTCCGGGTTCACCCGCCAGTTGGGCGGCAACTGGAACAGCAAGGGGCCCAGCTTGTCGCCCAGGCCGGCGACCGCGTCGAGTAGCGGCGGCAGGGTCGATTCCGGCGCTTTCAGCTTCTTCATGTGGCTGATGAAGCGGCCGGCCTTGACGCTGAAGACGAAACCCGCCGGCGTCGCATCGCGCCAGTGCGCGAAGACGGCTTTCGTGGGCAGGCGGTAGAAGCTACGGTTGATCTCGACACTGGAAAAGTACCGGGCATAAAAGCCGAGCCAGTCCGGCTCGGCCAGGTCTTCGGGATAGAAGCGGCCGCGCCAATACGGATAGACCCAGCCCGAGGTCCCGATGTGCACTTGCATCATATCCCCCGGAAGGCGCGCTCCAGCTCGGCCCGCAGTTCCGCTTCGCGCCCCCGATAGATGGGCGAGAAATGAAAGGGCTCCACCGCCTTCACGCCGGCGGCCCGGGCCAGGCACCCAGCTTGGCCCGCCGTGAGGTGACGCTTGTCGGCGGCCCGCTCGGCCGCCTCGTCGAGGAAGATGCTCTCGATGAACAAGGTGTCGGCGCCGCGCGCGAGCTCGACGATGGCCGCGGCATTGGCCGCGCTGAAAACGACATCGGTGACATAGGCGAGCTTCATGCCGGGCGTGACCTGTACACAATCGCGCAGATCGCGCAGCAGGATGGGCTCGCCCGCCGGCCCGGCGATAGCTTCGTCATCGCCCGCCCCCACCAGCACCGCGCGCTTGAGCCCTTGCAGCCACGGGCCGACCGGCAGGCCCCGCTCGGCCAGTCTGGTCTTCCAGATGTTCACATGCCGGGTCTCTTCCAGGGCGAAGCCCAGACAGGGCGTGCCATGGTCGAGCAGCGCGCAGCGCACGCGCAGGCCGGGCTCGGCCAGGAATAGGCCGTTTTCGATTTTCAGCGGCTCATCCTGCTCGCGTCGAAAGCCCTGGCGCACATGAAAGCGCGCCCGCCGGGCCTGGCCTGGCGCCAGCAGCTCGGTCACCTCCAGGCCGAAATCGTTCTCGTAGCGATACAACAGGTTCCAGGTGTAGGCCGCAAGCTTGGCCTCGACCCGGTCGATGAAGCCCGGCGGACCATAGAGCCGCACCGCCCGCTCGCGGCCAAGGCAGATGCGCAGGAACCAGTCCAGACCCATGAAGTGGTCCATGTGGCAGTGGGAAACGAAGATGTCCGATACCCGCAGCAGCTTGCGCGGCGGCAAGGCGCAGATGTCGCCGATATCGAACAGCAGCGCCCGCCGCTCGAACAGGAAATCGACGAACAGGCCGGGGTCGCCGAAAGGGTCGTTGACAAGATAGGGATGCAGCGCGCGCCGCATCACTCGCCCAGCTTTTGCCGCGCCCAGGCCAGGATGGGCTGCAGCCTGGGCGGCAGCAAGCGCTCGGCCTGATCGAAATCGACCCAACGCCACTCGTCGTGCTCGGGCCGGCCCAGTTCGGGAGCGATCGGCAGGTGGATGTCGGTCTGCCGGGTCTCGGCCAGGTAATAGCGCGCCACCTTGCCCCGGCGATAGGGCGCGGTTTCGCAATAGATCTCGCCCCAGCGGAAATCGAGATCGGTGACCGAGGACTCCTCCGCCGTCTCCCGGATCGCCGCCGCCAGCGGCGCCTCGCCGGCCTCGACCGTGCCCTTGGGGAAATCCCAATGGTTGTAGCAGCGCAAAATGAGCAGGCGCCAGCCGCCACCCTCCCGACGCGTGACGACCACGCCGGCAGACAGGCGCTTGGGCGGGGTGGCGGGGCGAGTTTCATCGATCATGATGCAAGAATACGGGCTTACCCCAGTAATGAGTAGTGGACATGAATCGTCGGCTTTACCCGACAGGCATCACCTATATTGAAATGATTCCGATAGACAGCGCCCGATCCAGGCAAGCGCCCATGGCATGCCGGATTGCATGACGTTTAAGGGGACCTCATGCCGACAACCGATGCAACACGCCGCCGCCTTCTCAAAACCCTGATCACCAGCAGCATGGGGATACTTGGACTCGGTGGCGCAATCCGGCAGGTGTTGGCCACCGGCAATTCGCCAAGACTGGCCAACGGCATCCACCGAATCGAGGGCGAGGTGCGCTTCAACGGCAAGCCGCGCCAGGTCGGCGACCTGTTGACCACGCCGCTCGAGGTGGTGACTGGCGAACGCAGCCTGGCCGCCTTCAGCCTCGGCCGCAACGCCTATCTCATCCGGGCCAACAGCCGTATCTCCCTTGCTGATACCGACGGCAAGGGCGCCGATGTCTGGGTCGAGGTCGGCAAGCTTTTGTCCGTGTTCGAAAAGGGCGAGGCCCGGCTGATGACCCCGACCGCCATCGCCGGCATCCGGGGCACCGGCATCTATGTCGAGGTCGAGCCCGAACGCAGCTATGTCTGCCTCTGCTACGGCACGGCCGAGCTGGCGGCGGCCCACAACCGCACCCTGCACGAAACGCTCAACACCCGTCATCACGAATCGCCGCGCTACGTCTCCAGCCGCGCCATCGTGCCGGCCCCCATGCAAAACCACACCGACGCCGAACTGACCCTGCTCGAAAGCCTGGTCGGCCGCATGCCGCCCTTCGTCCTCGCCCCCTCGGGCAACCGTTATTGAGGGGAGCCAGGAATGGGTCAATGCAAAAACGGCGACAGGCCCCCCCGAGTTCAGACAGTGGTCCATGCCGGCTCCCGGCTGGTATGGCCATACCAGTTTCGCCCGCCCAGCGGGGCATGCTACCGTGTGGCCATACTATTCAAATAAAACAATGAAAATTAAGGGCAGGCGATGAAAAAGGGGCTATTCCGGAAACGGGGCATGGCGCTCCCGGCCATCGGTTTTGCAGTGGTGATCGGGCTCATGCTCATCCTGGTCGCGACCACTGTCTGGCATGGCGAATGGGTGGTCGGCCAAATGCAATCCGCCGTGGCCGAACACAGCAAGAAACTCGGCCTGGCCAACACCATGTTCAGCGCCGCGCGCGAACGGTCCTTCAATGCGGTGACCATGGTGCTGTCGCCCGATCAGGACGGGCTGGAGGACCTGATCAACCGCCACTACATGCTGGGCTCGCAATACATGGCGGCGCGCGAGCAACTCCTGGCCATGCCGCTCAACGCCGAAGAGCGCCGGCTGATCGACGAACAGTTCCGGGTGGTACGCGTCACCCATCCCCTGCTCACCCAAGCGCTGGACCTGTTCCTCATGGGCGAGATCAAGCCCGCCCGCGAGCTGTTGATCCAGCGCATCATCCCCAGCCAGAACCAACTGCTGGAAATCCTCAGCCAGCAGGCCAACCTGCAGCATGCCGCCATGCAGAGCCTTCTGGTCCAGGTCGAGGCCAGCCAACGCGAGCATGAGCGCCTGGCGATCGGCATGGGCATGCTGGCCCTGGTCCTGGCGGTCGTCGTCGCCATCTATATCACCCGCCGACTCGCTCACGCCGCAGACCAGGTCTTCGCCAAGACCACCCTGGAGACAGTGACCGAGGCGGTCGTGGTCACCGACGACCGGCAAGTGGTGCGCTACATCAACCCCGCGGCCGAGCGGCTGACCGGGCTCTCGCTCGACCAGGCCAACGCCCGGCCGGTGGCCGAGGTGCTCAAGCTGACACCGCCGGCCCAGCCCGGCTACCCCTTCAAGCTCATCAACCGCTTGGGCCAGATGGTCGATGTCGAATACGCCGTGTCCGACATCCACGGCGACGACCGCCACCTCGGCGCCGTCTGGGTGCTGCACGACGTCACCTACACCCTGAGCATCGCCAGCCAGCTGGCCTACCAGGCCAGCCACGACCCGCTGACCGGCCTGCCCAACCGCCGCGCCTTCGAACTGGCCCTGGAAGAGACCCTGAAGACCAACCGCAACCAGCCGCAGCCGCATGTGGTCGGTTTCCTCGATCTGGACATGTTCAAGATCGTCAACGACAGCTGCGGCCACGCCGCCGGCGACGAACTGCTCAAGCAGATCGGCCGCCTGTTCCAGGACAAGATGCGCACCAGCGACCTGCTCGCCCGGCTGGGCGGCGACGAGTTCGGCTTCCTCCTGCGCGGCTGCGGCATCGACGATGCCCGGAAGGTGGCCGACAGCCTGCTGGCGGCGGTGCGCGACTACCGCTTCAGTTGGGACGGCCGCCCCTTCACCCTCGGCGCCAGCATCGGCCTGAGCGAGATCAAGGATTTCGCCGCCCCCCCGGAAGCCCTGATCGAACAGGCCGACTCCGCCTGCTATGCCGCCAAGGACCGCGGCCGCAACCAGGTCTGCGTCTACAGCGCGAGCGAGGCCGAAGAGCGAGGCCGGCGCGACGAGATGGAATGGGCCAACCGCATCCAGCGTGCCCTGGACGAAGACCGCTTCGTCCTCTACGGTCAGCCCATCATCCTGCTCGACCAGGCCCCGCCGGCGGAGAGCCACAAGGTGGAAATCCTGGTCCGCATGGTCGACACCGACGGCACATTGATCCCGCCCAGCGCCTTCATGCCGGCGGCCGATCGCTTCAACCTGATGCCGGCGATCGACCGCTGGGTGATCCGGCACACCCTGGCCTGGGCCGGCGGCGACATCGGCCGGCGCTACAGCCACATCGCCATCAACCTGTCCGGCGCCTCGGTCGCCAAGACCGACCTCTACGACTTCATCGTCGAGCAGATGCAGGCGAGCGGCGCCAACCCCGCCGCGATCTGCTTCGAAATCACCGAAAGCGCGGCCATGGCCGACTTCAAGCAATGTACTGCCTGCGTGCAGGCCCTGCGGGAGATGGGCTGCAAATTCGCCCTGGACGACTTCGGCACCGGCATCGCCTCCTTCTCCTACCTCAAGAACCTGGGCATGGATTACCTCAAGATCGATGGCAACTACGTGCGCGAGATGCAATACGACCTCTACCACTACTCCATGACCGAAGCGATCCACCGCGTCGGCCACGCCATGGGCCTGAAGACCATGGCCGAGTTCGTCGAGACCGAGGAATCGCTGCAAAAGCTGAAGGATCTCGGCGTCGACTACGCCCAGGGCTACAAGATCGCCCCGCCGCAGCCGCTGGACAGCCTGAAATAAACGCCCGGGCCGCGACCGGCCCTGCTAGAATGCGCACCGGCGGCATCCGTTCCAGTCTCCTTGCCGCTGTCTATTCCGACTTGAGAGCCCAATGGCTCTACAACCCCATCTGCCTAAGACTGGCGCCCGAGCTGCGGCGACAGGCCGATACTTTTATTTTGGAAACACCATGTCCTTTGCCAGCCTCGGCCTGTCCGATGCCCTCGTCCGCGCCGTCACCGAGCGCGGCTACGATCAACCCACGCCGATCCAGACCCAGGCCATACCGGCCGTGCTCTCGGGCGGCGACCTCTTGGCCGGCGCGCAGACCGGCACCGGCAAGACCGCCGGCTTCGTCCTGCCCCTGCTCCAGCGCCTGAGCCAGCAACCCCGCCCCGTGGCCGCCCACGGCCGCGCGCCGATCCGCGCCCTGGTGCTCACCCCCACCCGCGAGCTCGCGGCCCAGGTGGAAGAATCGGTGCGCGCCTACGGCAAGTACCTGCCGCTGCATTCCATGGTGATGTTCGGCGGCGTCAACATCAATCTGCAGATCCAGAAGCTGCGCGGCCAGGTCGATATCTTGGTCGCCACCCCCGGCCGCCTGCTCGACCACGTGCAGCAAAAGACCGTGGACCTCAACCATATCGAGATCCTGGTGCTGGACGAGGCCGACCGCATGCTCGACATGGGCTTCATCCGCGACATCAAGAAGGTGCTCGCCCTGCTGCCGAAGAAGCGGCAGAACCTGCTGTTCTCCGCCACCTTCTCCGACGAGATCAAGGCCCTGGCCGATAGCCTGCTCGACAAGCCGGCGCTGATCGAGGTGGCCCGACGCAACGCCACCGCCGACACCGTGGCGCAGAAGGTCTACCCAGTGGACCGCGACAAGAAACGCCAGCTGCTCACCCACCTGATCCAGGAAAAACAATGGTTCCAGGTGCTGGTGTTCACCCGCACCAAGCACGGCGCCAACCGCCTGGCCGAGCAACTCACCAAAGACGGCATCCCGGCCCTGGCCATCCATGGCAACAAGAGCCAGGCCGCGCGCACCCGGGCGCTCGCCGAATTCAAGACCGGCAAGCTGCAGGTGCTGGTCGCCACCGACATCGCCGCGCGCGGCATCGACATCACCGAACTGCCGCATGTGGTGAACTACGAGCTGCCCAACGTGCCGGAGGACTATGTCCACCGCATCGGCCGCACCGGCCGTGCCGGCGCCGAGGGCGAGGCGGTCTCCCTGGTCTGCGTCGACGAACACAAATTTCTCGCCGACATCGAGCGCCTGATCAAGCGCAAGTTGCCGCGCGAGGTGGTGCCCGGCTTCGAGCCCGACCCCAATGCCCGGCCCGAGCCGATCCAACTCAGAAGCCAGGAGCACCGGGGCCAGGGCCAGGGCAGATCGCGCAGCCAAACCGCCGGCCGCGCACCGGCCAAGCCGCAGGGCGCCCCCACCGGCGCGGCCGGCGGCGGCAGGCGGCCGGGGGCCACGC encodes:
- a CDS encoding EAL domain-containing protein; this encodes MALPAIGFAVVIGLMLILVATTVWHGEWVVGQMQSAVAEHSKKLGLANTMFSAARERSFNAVTMVLSPDQDGLEDLINRHYMLGSQYMAAREQLLAMPLNAEERRLIDEQFRVVRVTHPLLTQALDLFLMGEIKPARELLIQRIIPSQNQLLEILSQQANLQHAAMQSLLVQVEASQREHERLAIGMGMLALVLAVVVAIYITRRLAHAADQVFAKTTLETVTEAVVVTDDRQVVRYINPAAERLTGLSLDQANARPVAEVLKLTPPAQPGYPFKLINRLGQMVDVEYAVSDIHGDDRHLGAVWVLHDVTYTLSIASQLAYQASHDPLTGLPNRRAFELALEETLKTNRNQPQPHVVGFLDLDMFKIVNDSCGHAAGDELLKQIGRLFQDKMRTSDLLARLGGDEFGFLLRGCGIDDARKVADSLLAAVRDYRFSWDGRPFTLGASIGLSEIKDFAAPPEALIEQADSACYAAKDRGRNQVCVYSASEAEERGRRDEMEWANRIQRALDEDRFVLYGQPIILLDQAPPAESHKVEILVRMVDTDGTLIPPSAFMPAADRFNLMPAIDRWVIRHTLAWAGGDIGRRYSHIAINLSGASVAKTDLYDFIVEQMQASGANPAAICFEITESAAMADFKQCTACVQALREMGCKFALDDFGTGIASFSYLKNLGMDYLKIDGNYVREMQYDLYHYSMTEAIHRVGHAMGLKTMAEFVETEESLQKLKDLGVDYAQGYKIAPPQPLDSLK
- a CDS encoding DEAD/DEAH box helicase, with product MSFASLGLSDALVRAVTERGYDQPTPIQTQAIPAVLSGGDLLAGAQTGTGKTAGFVLPLLQRLSQQPRPVAAHGRAPIRALVLTPTRELAAQVEESVRAYGKYLPLHSMVMFGGVNINLQIQKLRGQVDILVATPGRLLDHVQQKTVDLNHIEILVLDEADRMLDMGFIRDIKKVLALLPKKRQNLLFSATFSDEIKALADSLLDKPALIEVARRNATADTVAQKVYPVDRDKKRQLLTHLIQEKQWFQVLVFTRTKHGANRLAEQLTKDGIPALAIHGNKSQAARTRALAEFKTGKLQVLVATDIAARGIDITELPHVVNYELPNVPEDYVHRIGRTGRAGAEGEAVSLVCVDEHKFLADIERLIKRKLPREVVPGFEPDPNARPEPIQLRSQEHRGQGQGRSRSQTAGRAPAKPQGAPTGAAGGGRRPGATPSKPSGMHRSGGRHR
- a CDS encoding DUF72 domain-containing protein: MHIGTSGWVYPYWRGRFYPEDLAEPDWLGFYARYFSSVEINRSFYRLPTKAVFAHWRDATPAGFVFSVKAGRFISHMKKLKAPESTLPPLLDAVAGLGDKLGPLLFQLPPNWRVNPERLRAFLEALPRGLRVAFELRDTSWHNDAVLALLAEHNAAFCIYDLAGFESPRLISADFTYLRLHGPGAAYSGRYGRRALEAWAAWLARQPVDTAYVYFDNDEAAYAVRDAAELQKLLSG
- a CDS encoding ribonuclease Z encodes the protein MRRALHPYLVNDPFGDPGLFVDFLFERRALLFDIGDICALPPRKLLRVSDIFVSHCHMDHFMGLDWFLRICLGRERAVRLYGPPGFIDRVEAKLAAYTWNLLYRYENDFGLEVTELLAPGQARRARFHVRQGFRREQDEPLKIENGLFLAEPGLRVRCALLDHGTPCLGFALEETRHVNIWKTRLAERGLPVGPWLQGLKRAVLVGAGDDEAIAGPAGEPILLRDLRDCVQVTPGMKLAYVTDVVFSAANAAAIVELARGADTLFIESIFLDEAAERAADKRHLTAGQAGCLARAAGVKAVEPFHFSPIYRGREAELRAELERAFRGI
- a CDS encoding NUDIX domain-containing protein, translated to MIDETRPATPPKRLSAGVVVTRREGGGWRLLILRCYNHWDFPKGTVEAGEAPLAAAIRETAEESSVTDLDFRWGEIYCETAPYRRGKVARYYLAETRQTDIHLPIAPELGRPEHDEWRWVDFDQAERLLPPRLQPILAWARQKLGE